One genomic window of Planctomycetaceae bacterium includes the following:
- a CDS encoding translocase: protein MLPATKTSPKTASRRRSTSEPSVEQLVAEIRERAESLARHAAADELIDEANRLRSELSGDQSVTRPEILIAGLALATEALRRSHNVQLYDVQIQAAVELTRGRVAQMQTGEGKTYVAIAVATHLALAGLGVHVATPNAYLAERDCRLATPVLAALQMTAGLLPERVEAAQKRPAYDCDVTYATGNEYGFDYLRDQLTLRQEAGGELGSGVLRRLNNPDPDQRRTMQRGLVFCIVDEADSVLIDDAGSPLVLSIASTGPAPDESVHRAACDFVGQLEQPVHFRIDPASGHVALTETGLTRCYQDDVAIPSAHLLRPWTQYVEQALRARYLFRRHVHYVVADDEVRIVDESTGRIFEDRSWQDGLHQAIEAREGLPVSAEKEAAARITRQRFFRLYRNLCGMTGTAIGCEQEFAAVYGKAVAAIPLRVPSARVLLPTRFFATADAKRDAIRNSVAEQVASGRPVLVGTRSIVDSEILARLLDDCGIPHELLNGLQSAEEADVVARAGRSRSVTIATNLAGRGTDIALDPAVREHGGLHVIVAECQLSGRMDRQLIGRCARQGDPGSAQTFVSAEDSLLQRYGQWLASAIVRDAGPDDESPTDFSSYVARVQAAAERAQFVARRNLLQHDASRDSLFA from the coding sequence ATGTTGCCCGCAACGAAAACGTCACCGAAAACCGCATCGCGACGGCGCTCCACGTCGGAGCCATCGGTTGAGCAACTGGTTGCGGAAATCCGCGAACGCGCTGAGTCGCTGGCGCGGCATGCCGCCGCAGATGAACTGATTGACGAAGCGAACCGGCTGCGAAGTGAGCTGTCCGGAGATCAGTCCGTGACGCGTCCGGAAATCCTGATTGCCGGGCTGGCGCTTGCCACCGAAGCACTGCGACGCAGTCACAATGTTCAGTTGTACGATGTTCAGATTCAGGCTGCTGTGGAACTCACGCGCGGCCGGGTTGCTCAGATGCAGACCGGAGAAGGCAAGACCTACGTCGCGATCGCTGTCGCCACGCATCTTGCTCTGGCTGGTCTGGGTGTTCATGTCGCCACGCCGAACGCGTACCTGGCCGAACGCGATTGCCGGCTGGCGACGCCTGTTCTGGCAGCGCTGCAGATGACGGCCGGGCTGCTGCCGGAACGCGTTGAGGCGGCTCAGAAACGTCCGGCGTACGACTGTGACGTGACGTATGCCACCGGCAACGAATACGGGTTCGACTATCTGCGGGACCAGTTGACGCTGCGTCAGGAAGCCGGCGGGGAACTCGGCAGCGGCGTATTGCGGCGTCTGAACAATCCCGATCCCGACCAGCGCCGCACGATGCAGCGCGGTCTGGTGTTCTGCATTGTTGACGAAGCCGACAGTGTCCTGATTGACGACGCGGGTTCTCCGCTGGTGCTCAGCATCGCGTCCACAGGTCCGGCGCCGGATGAATCGGTCCATCGAGCGGCCTGTGATTTCGTCGGTCAGCTTGAACAGCCCGTTCACTTCCGGATCGATCCGGCCAGTGGTCATGTCGCTCTGACGGAAACGGGCCTGACGCGCTGTTACCAGGATGATGTCGCCATCCCGTCGGCGCACCTGCTGCGGCCATGGACGCAATACGTGGAACAGGCTTTGAGAGCCAGATATCTGTTTCGGCGTCACGTGCATTATGTGGTCGCTGATGACGAAGTACGGATCGTGGATGAATCGACGGGGCGCATTTTCGAAGACCGTTCCTGGCAGGACGGGCTTCACCAGGCGATCGAGGCCCGGGAAGGTCTGCCCGTTTCGGCGGAGAAGGAAGCTGCGGCCCGCATCACGCGGCAGCGGTTCTTTCGACTGTACCGCAACCTGTGCGGCATGACGGGCACAGCCATCGGCTGCGAACAGGAATTCGCTGCCGTCTACGGAAAAGCCGTGGCGGCGATCCCGCTGCGAGTTCCGTCAGCGCGTGTTCTGCTGCCGACGCGATTCTTCGCGACGGCCGACGCGAAACGCGATGCGATTCGAAACAGCGTTGCCGAGCAGGTCGCTTCCGGAAGGCCGGTGCTGGTCGGCACGCGTTCCATCGTCGACAGCGAAATTCTGGCACGACTGCTGGACGACTGCGGTATCCCGCATGAACTTCTCAACGGCCTGCAATCGGCTGAGGAAGCGGACGTCGTCGCCAGGGCCGGTCGCAGCCGTTCGGTCACGATCGCGACGAACCTTGCCGGGCGCGGTACGGACATCGCTTTGGATCCCGCTGTTCGCGAACACGGCGGTCTGCACGTGATCGTCGCCGAATGTCAGTTGTCGGGCCGCATGGATCGGCAATTGATCGGCCGCTGTGCCCGCCAGGGTGACCCCGGATCGGCACAGACGTTTGTGTCGGCGGAAGACTCGCTGCTGCAGCGCTACGGACAATGGCTGGCCAGCGCGATCGTTCGAGACGCGGGTCCGGATGACGAATCGCCGACGGACTTCAGTTCGTACGTCGCCCGAGTCCAGGCGGCGGCCGAACGAGCACAGTTTGTGGCGCGACGGAATCTGCTGCAGCACGATGCTTCCCGCGATTCCCTGTTCGCGTAG